One region of Candidatus Nanopelagicales bacterium genomic DNA includes:
- a CDS encoding Nif3-like dinuclear metal center hexameric protein, with product MTDVWTLAEVVAVVERRFDPNVAEEWDRVGLVCGDPHQPVTSVMFAVDPLRPVVDEAIESGAQLLVTHHPLLLAPVHGVPATTAKGKIVHDLIRAGCGLLTVHTNADVATDGVSDAIADAIGLVSRRPIRPIPDRSMVKIVVNALPGNAEAVIDAMADAGAGRIGDYDRCAYWVDGAGQFRPLPGAVPHVGSVGQTELVSERRVEMVAHADLVPAVVESLREAHSYEEPAFDVIDLVDLPGGRGLGRVGTLESAMTVTGLARRLSAVLPLTAHGVRVAGDPDAEVRTVAVCGGAGDSLLGEVRRINADAYVTGDLRHHPVTEHLADGGCPVVDISHWAGEWLWLRHAADLLRAQAASGGVNLECRVSDIVTDPWTLHVGSTV from the coding sequence GTGACTGACGTGTGGACGCTCGCCGAAGTAGTCGCTGTTGTTGAGAGACGCTTCGACCCCAATGTCGCCGAGGAATGGGACCGCGTTGGGCTTGTTTGCGGAGATCCCCATCAGCCCGTGACGTCGGTGATGTTCGCGGTAGATCCATTGCGGCCAGTCGTCGACGAGGCAATTGAGTCGGGGGCCCAGCTGCTGGTGACCCATCACCCGCTGCTCTTGGCGCCCGTCCACGGAGTACCTGCCACTACCGCCAAGGGCAAGATCGTGCATGACTTGATTCGCGCCGGTTGTGGTCTGCTGACCGTTCACACGAACGCGGACGTTGCCACCGATGGGGTTAGCGATGCCATCGCAGATGCGATCGGGCTCGTCTCGAGGCGCCCGATCCGTCCGATTCCGGACCGCAGCATGGTCAAGATCGTTGTCAATGCGCTTCCGGGTAATGCCGAGGCCGTGATCGATGCGATGGCAGATGCTGGAGCTGGCCGAATTGGCGACTACGACCGGTGTGCCTACTGGGTTGACGGGGCAGGGCAGTTCCGCCCGCTCCCCGGTGCCGTCCCGCACGTTGGAAGCGTCGGTCAGACAGAGCTCGTGTCGGAGAGGAGGGTCGAGATGGTCGCACATGCCGACTTGGTGCCCGCGGTCGTCGAATCTCTGCGAGAGGCACACAGCTACGAGGAGCCGGCCTTCGATGTCATCGATCTGGTCGACTTGCCTGGCGGCCGGGGACTCGGGCGGGTCGGCACGCTGGAGTCAGCGATGACGGTTACCGGCTTGGCCAGGAGACTGAGTGCCGTGCTTCCCCTGACGGCCCATGGCGTGCGAGTCGCGGGCGACCCTGACGCGGAAGTTCGCACGGTGGCCGTTTGCGGCGGGGCCGGGGATTCCCTCCTGGGTGAAGTGCGCCGGATCAACGCTGACGCGTATGTGACCGGTGACTTGCGGCACCATCCCGTTACAGAGCATCTCGCCGATGGAGGTTGTCCCGTGGTGGACATCTCGCACTGGGCCGGTGAGTGGCTGTGGCTCCGCCACGCGGCGGACTTACTGCGTGCGCAGGCGGCATCTGGGGGCGTGAACCTGGAATGTCGGGTCTCGGACATTGTTACCGACCCTTGGACACTGCACGTTGGGAGCACCGTATGA
- a CDS encoding LemA family protein: MENDSQNTKRRNLEEAVVWVIVLLAIVVLIVIVGVIIYNSLISVRNKVDESWAQISVQLKRRHDLIPTLVSTVKGYATHEKGTLEAVTEARNTAVQAAGSPAAAAGAENALSGALKNLFALSEGYPDLKASTNFSELQQQLVDTEDRIAFSRQYYNDVVRQWNTKIETVPFNIAASAMHESKREYFDILDVSGTRVIETMAAEETIKPPTVEF, translated from the coding sequence GTGGAGAATGACTCACAGAACACCAAGCGTCGAAACCTGGAGGAAGCCGTGGTTTGGGTCATTGTCCTGCTGGCGATCGTGGTGTTGATCGTGATCGTCGGCGTGATCATCTACAACTCACTGATATCGGTGCGCAACAAGGTCGATGAGTCCTGGGCGCAGATCAGCGTCCAGCTCAAGCGGCGGCACGACCTCATTCCCACACTCGTTTCTACGGTGAAGGGCTACGCGACTCATGAGAAGGGCACGCTCGAAGCTGTGACTGAGGCCCGCAACACCGCGGTCCAGGCCGCTGGCTCGCCCGCAGCGGCCGCGGGGGCGGAGAACGCTCTGTCGGGAGCCCTGAAGAACCTCTTCGCACTGTCCGAGGGGTATCCAGACCTCAAAGCCTCAACGAACTTCAGCGAACTGCAGCAGCAGCTCGTGGACACAGAAGACCGCATCGCTTTCAGTCGGCAGTACTACAACGACGTCGTCCGCCAATGGAACACCAAGATCGAGACGGTCCCGTTCAACATCGCGGCATCGGCCATGCACGAAAGCAAGCGCGAGTACTTCGACATACTCGACGTCAGCGGCACTCGTGTCATCGAGACGATGGCGGCTGAGGAGACCATCAAGCCCCCGACTGTCGAGTTCTAG